From the Arthrobacter sp. PM3 genome, one window contains:
- a CDS encoding protein NO VEIN domain-containing protein produces the protein MSPTQYATALSWLRDLELLGKLGSPIPLANLVLGAIFEKAAPPWVQDADELVQSPEELPTDIVSAGEVLGLDANGVYEQLVTSWGKVNAAIRERVGFAGEAELVSMLKESADSRVDHVSTWSDGFGYDIAFAQGAASAHLEVKSTTRTGRFTAYLSRHEYRVMLRDHRWVLVIVRLSADLRIVAVGSVPRDWIAAAVPRDAGSFGSWASCKLEVPGEVIEDRVTQLGVDVASRLPPWRTVQPRATARRA, from the coding sequence TTGTCGCCCACTCAGTACGCGACAGCACTTAGTTGGTTGCGGGACCTGGAGCTCCTAGGGAAACTCGGATCCCCCATTCCCCTAGCAAATCTGGTACTTGGCGCGATCTTTGAAAAGGCAGCACCACCCTGGGTTCAGGACGCCGACGAGCTCGTTCAGTCACCGGAAGAATTGCCTACAGACATCGTTTCGGCAGGGGAAGTGCTCGGACTCGATGCGAACGGGGTATACGAGCAGCTCGTCACGAGTTGGGGTAAGGTCAACGCGGCTATTCGCGAGCGGGTTGGTTTTGCGGGCGAAGCAGAGCTCGTCTCGATGCTCAAAGAGAGCGCTGACAGCCGCGTCGACCACGTGTCGACGTGGTCCGATGGGTTCGGATACGACATTGCCTTCGCTCAGGGGGCTGCGTCCGCCCACTTGGAGGTGAAGAGTACAACGCGGACTGGACGATTCACTGCCTACCTGTCACGGCACGAGTACAGGGTGATGCTACGAGACCATCGCTGGGTGCTCGTCATCGTGCGGCTTAGCGCCGACCTCCGCATCGTCGCCGTAGGCTCAGTGCCTCGAGACTGGATTGCTGCTGCCGTACCACGCGACGCAGGTTCTTTCGGGAGCTGGGCGTCATGCAAGCTCGAGGTGCCCGGCGAGGTAATCGAGGATCGTGTCACGCAGCTTGGAGTGGATGTGGCCAGCAGACTTCCGCCGTGGCGTACCGTGCAGCCGCGAGCGACCGCTCGGCGAGCCTGA
- a CDS encoding DUF3883 domain-containing protein produces MAKGIRDWSDGEVSATVRSYFDMLLLEVSGRAYVKSDFRRALIPLLNNRSESAVEYKFRNISAVIMQLGLRPLRGYKPALNYQKSLFSEVERRLASTPHIVELMVFEAGHAPAANQGNTLNATSAAIPKTIHMKSARRAKITTAFPDYAAIEAQNRALGLAGELAVLDLEYQRLCNAGKVYLARRIDHVSASRGDGDGFDISSFEVNGKEKLIEVKTTRSRAETPFFITSNELHVSVTRADSYYLYRVFNFGNDSAWFSLQGSLEQTCQLQPNSFTAVPYKS; encoded by the coding sequence GTGGCAAAGGGAATTAGAGATTGGTCTGATGGCGAAGTGTCCGCAACTGTGCGTAGCTACTTCGACATGCTACTGCTAGAAGTGTCGGGCCGGGCGTATGTTAAAAGCGATTTCCGTAGGGCGTTGATACCGCTACTCAATAATCGGTCGGAGTCAGCGGTGGAGTACAAGTTTCGAAACATCTCGGCGGTGATCATGCAGCTGGGCTTGCGACCGCTCCGCGGCTACAAACCTGCCTTAAACTATCAAAAGTCTTTGTTTTCTGAAGTCGAGCGTCGGTTAGCGTCCACACCTCACATTGTAGAGCTAATGGTGTTCGAGGCCGGCCATGCACCTGCAGCAAACCAAGGCAATACGTTGAATGCGACTAGCGCCGCTATCCCCAAAACTATACATATGAAGTCGGCTAGAAGGGCTAAAATTACCACCGCTTTTCCTGACTATGCAGCTATCGAAGCGCAAAACCGGGCACTCGGATTAGCCGGCGAACTGGCCGTCCTTGATTTGGAGTACCAGCGGCTTTGCAATGCGGGAAAAGTTTACCTCGCTAGAAGGATTGATCACGTTAGTGCCTCCCGAGGTGACGGGGATGGGTTCGATATTAGTTCCTTTGAAGTCAATGGCAAGGAAAAGCTGATTGAGGTGAAGACCACTAGGTCGCGTGCGGAAACACCATTCTTCATCACCAGTAACGAGTTGCACGTGTCTGTTACGCGAGCGGATAGCTACTATCTCTATAGGGTTTTCAACTTTGGAAACGACAGCGCCTGGTTTTCCCTGCAAGGAAGTCTTGAGCAGACCTGCCAATTGCAACCCAATAGTTTCACCGCTGTTCCATACAAAAGTTAA
- a CDS encoding LacI family DNA-binding transcriptional regulator → MATIRDVAKHAGVSPATVSRVVNGLVGYSDETRERVEAAVRKLSYETDHLARGLNTRQTSVIGLLAPMVSDALASQVMQGVEEEAPERGYAVMLGRTGAKSAYIAGYLRTLRTYRAAGVILISAVITPETRQLLGPSIPIISVAISDKSGSPSVAIDDEQAAYDATRHLLRLGHRRIGLLTGDPASVHVAHPRRRGYLRAMTEAKCTPVAATGTFFYESGAPGVDELLRHDPGLTAIFAVSDEMGTAVVNELQRRGLRVPEDVSDLGFDNTSTPRHVNPPLSTMAQPLEEMGRMAVKKLLRSRDLGPKIMPHRLIERGSTAPPGTPVPRHCLPVSRHRPWAPPGSKRRSAPSPTSVHG, encoded by the coding sequence GTGGCTACCATCCGCGACGTGGCCAAGCACGCCGGCGTCTCCCCCGCCACTGTTTCCCGCGTGGTCAACGGACTGGTCGGCTATTCCGACGAAACAAGGGAACGAGTCGAGGCCGCGGTCAGGAAGCTCAGCTACGAAACGGACCACCTCGCCCGGGGCCTGAATACCCGGCAGACCTCGGTCATCGGACTCCTCGCACCGATGGTCTCGGACGCCCTCGCCTCCCAAGTGATGCAGGGCGTCGAGGAGGAAGCCCCGGAGCGCGGCTACGCCGTGATGCTCGGCCGCACCGGCGCCAAGTCCGCCTACATCGCCGGCTACCTCCGCACGCTGCGGACCTACCGGGCCGCCGGCGTCATCCTCATCTCCGCGGTGATCACGCCGGAGACGCGGCAACTGCTGGGCCCCAGCATTCCCATCATCTCCGTCGCCATCAGCGACAAGTCCGGCTCCCCCAGCGTAGCCATCGACGACGAGCAAGCAGCCTACGACGCGACCCGGCACCTGCTGCGGCTCGGGCACCGGCGCATCGGCCTGCTCACCGGGGACCCGGCGTCGGTCCACGTGGCCCACCCCCGCCGGCGCGGCTACCTCCGCGCCATGACCGAGGCCAAGTGCACGCCCGTCGCCGCCACCGGGACCTTCTTCTACGAAAGCGGCGCGCCCGGCGTCGACGAACTGCTGCGCCACGATCCCGGCCTGACCGCGATCTTCGCGGTGAGCGACGAAATGGGCACCGCCGTCGTCAACGAACTGCAGCGCCGCGGGCTCCGGGTGCCGGAGGACGTCTCCGACCTGGGCTTCGACAACACCTCCACCCCCCGGCACGTGAACCCGCCGTTGAGCACCATGGCGCAGCCGCTCGAGGAGATGGGCCGGATGGCGGTCAAGAAACTTCTCCGCTCACGCGACCTCGGACCCAAGATCATGCCGCACCGGCTCATCGAGCGCGGCTCCACCGCACCGCCCGGCACCCCGGTACCGCGTCATTGCCTACCCGTTTCGCGGCATCGTCCGTGGGCTCCTCCCGGCTCGAAGCGACGTTCAGCGCCGTCGCCGACCTCGGTCCACGGCTGA
- a CDS encoding NaeI family type II restriction endonuclease, whose amino-acid sequence MSQTSLPLPSPGDWCQPDERRSGIRSAHEIQSPEFDLDLWRVYEWLLDRPIGELLRIATDDAVKYVLDGARTWRFDLSDQSVDSDERASVGVKLQYHVIQKLGLSKEPPLDTSILGTAVEIKGTVRNTWMIPREGQCEVTLLIRIDAVNHTFAAWLMRTHRAWLTGKKGNRDLKRSPRAEAVRRYALEVVPWTDLPPEPLRLLNHEQLKVIFHEKNGLRRRLTALFEFLPMVVVPRESISVVGAGLRDPMRRAREVKNDLRSKGLILLVGTWKRERKAAEECGFDLPDEAWVAVPLERFQELSVSVPPLN is encoded by the coding sequence ATGAGTCAGACCAGCCTACCGCTTCCCAGTCCTGGAGATTGGTGCCAGCCCGATGAGCGACGCTCGGGCATTCGATCCGCGCATGAGATTCAGTCACCTGAATTTGATCTCGACCTGTGGCGCGTATACGAATGGCTTCTTGATCGGCCGATTGGAGAGTTGCTACGTATAGCAACCGATGATGCAGTGAAATATGTTTTGGACGGCGCGCGGACATGGAGATTCGACCTTAGCGATCAGTCCGTCGACTCAGATGAGCGTGCATCCGTTGGTGTGAAGCTTCAGTACCATGTGATCCAAAAATTAGGATTGTCGAAAGAACCGCCCTTGGACACGTCGATCTTGGGAACTGCTGTTGAGATTAAGGGGACAGTCAGAAATACGTGGATGATCCCGCGGGAGGGACAATGCGAGGTGACGTTGCTAATCCGCATTGACGCGGTCAACCATACTTTTGCGGCATGGCTAATGCGGACCCACCGAGCCTGGTTGACCGGCAAGAAGGGAAACCGGGATCTCAAACGTTCACCCCGCGCGGAGGCCGTGCGCCGCTACGCACTTGAGGTTGTCCCATGGACGGATCTGCCGCCAGAACCGCTTCGATTACTCAACCATGAGCAGCTTAAAGTCATTTTTCATGAGAAAAATGGCCTACGTCGTCGGCTGACAGCATTGTTCGAGTTTCTACCCATGGTAGTAGTACCCCGTGAGTCGATATCGGTGGTCGGCGCTGGACTAAGGGACCCCATGAGGAGGGCACGTGAAGTCAAGAACGATCTGCGTTCGAAGGGCCTGATCCTCCTCGTAGGAACCTGGAAGCGCGAACGGAAGGCAGCCGAGGAATGCGGTTTCGACCTCCCGGATGAAGCGTGGGTAGCCGTCCCTCTGGAGCGATTCCAAGAACTGAGTGTGTCCGTTCCCCCACTGAATTAG
- a CDS encoding DNA cytosine methyltransferase produces MNGMERASELTVVEICAGAGGQSLGLHLAGFRHTLAVELDRDAAETLERNLLRLAAAEGHPEPKVAVGDVADESVWDPAEHAGVSLLAGGVPCPPFSTAGKQLGSSDERDLFAWAVEAAGRMKPDAVLLENVRGLSMPRFAGYRQAVLDRLAELGYRADWRLLEAKNYGVPQLRPRFILVALREEFAPYFNWPEPTPAVQTVGSALYDLMAVNGWPGAEAWAERADRVAPTIVGGSKKHGGPDLGPTRAKREWRALGVDGLGIADAAPGPHVPVDFVPKLTNQMVARIQGWSGQPYEWDFAERKGRKTTTYRQIGNAFPPPVARAVGVAIASALHKDGTPTGLHGGGSHDEVYRALREHAGFVSIAGLRKALGGSLTDDEIERRVDFISRDFEVEVRLRGGVPMYRLGEWRAFRGQADHARHEVFAVDRLRAKVS; encoded by the coding sequence ATGAATGGAATGGAACGCGCGAGCGAGCTGACAGTGGTCGAGATCTGTGCGGGAGCCGGTGGACAGAGTCTGGGGTTGCACCTTGCAGGGTTCCGGCACACACTCGCCGTCGAGCTTGACCGCGATGCGGCCGAAACCCTCGAGCGTAATCTGTTACGCCTGGCAGCCGCTGAGGGGCACCCCGAGCCGAAGGTTGCGGTCGGGGACGTTGCTGACGAGTCAGTGTGGGACCCCGCCGAACATGCGGGAGTCTCGCTGCTCGCAGGGGGAGTGCCATGCCCCCCGTTCTCGACTGCCGGCAAGCAACTGGGCTCGTCGGATGAGCGAGATTTGTTCGCCTGGGCCGTCGAGGCTGCTGGCCGCATGAAGCCTGACGCCGTGCTGCTGGAAAACGTCCGGGGGCTATCGATGCCGCGGTTCGCCGGGTATCGGCAGGCCGTCCTCGACCGGTTAGCTGAGCTGGGGTACCGCGCCGACTGGCGGCTGCTTGAGGCAAAGAATTACGGTGTCCCGCAATTGCGGCCTCGCTTCATCCTCGTGGCTCTGCGTGAAGAATTCGCGCCTTACTTCAACTGGCCTGAGCCGACCCCGGCAGTACAGACGGTGGGCTCTGCACTCTATGACCTCATGGCAGTGAACGGCTGGCCGGGCGCTGAGGCCTGGGCGGAGAGGGCCGACCGAGTTGCACCGACAATTGTGGGCGGCTCCAAAAAGCATGGCGGGCCCGACTTGGGCCCCACCCGGGCGAAGCGCGAGTGGCGCGCCCTGGGAGTCGACGGCCTTGGGATCGCCGATGCAGCGCCGGGCCCCCATGTCCCAGTAGATTTCGTCCCCAAGCTGACCAATCAAATGGTCGCCCGCATTCAGGGCTGGTCGGGCCAGCCGTATGAGTGGGACTTCGCTGAACGTAAAGGGCGAAAAACTACGACCTACAGGCAGATCGGCAACGCGTTTCCCCCACCGGTAGCCCGGGCTGTCGGGGTCGCCATAGCATCCGCATTACATAAGGACGGAACCCCGACCGGCCTCCACGGCGGGGGCAGCCACGACGAGGTCTACCGGGCGCTTCGTGAGCACGCCGGCTTTGTCTCGATCGCGGGCCTGCGGAAGGCGCTCGGAGGAAGTCTGACCGACGACGAGATTGAGCGCAGGGTCGACTTCATAAGCCGTGACTTTGAGGTTGAGGTGCGCCTTCGCGGCGGCGTGCCAATGTACAGGCTGGGGGAGTGGCGGGCGTTCCGCGGGCAGGCGGACCACGCCCGTCACGAAGTGTTTGCGGTCGATCGCCTGCGCGCGAAGGTTAGCTAG
- a CDS encoding DEAD/DEAH box helicase yields MTVADGPSLAIGLAAEVTRARLIARPGLEGDLRRLAVGFRTSTHRSPGIVEIGLDDLLTNLEVLSKWPHATDGDVTWDEPLQALVVDSLNDAQTLTGQLNDTGAPEAVDTEAVPSLLGPEWTGDLTSFQLRDIAKLLSLRHGANFSVPGAGKTRVGLAVFQALRRQENVERLLIVGPKSSYEAWCYENMTCLQPSLSMEVADGIPSSTAQAVIVNYERLPNMVGSLGRWLTEKPSMIILDEAHRMKLGADGAYGAACLALGPRGRRRLILTGTPAPNGVKDLENLFGFVWPGTGRQSVLRAVNGGDLADASRALRPLFTRTTKRELGLPPVETSLRTVPLPPLHAEIYEALVGQFSSRATGHEGDFQALGRILVYMLMAATSPALLTVGTTQYEPLAYQVPPLPVPERSSLYQLMQDLPTYEMSRKYQEVLAIVRENAAQGRKTLVWSTFIRSLNTLQRILVRFGPALVHGGTPDREEQIQRFRNDPDCMVLLSNPATLGEGISLHHECHDAVYVDRDFAAGRFLQSLDRIHRLGLRPGVTTRITVLASEGTIDEVVAARLANKLTFMGGILDDPAVQQLADLDEEPSVGGGLGQGDLQALMGHLRASST; encoded by the coding sequence GTGACGGTGGCTGACGGCCCGAGCCTCGCCATCGGCCTTGCGGCGGAGGTGACGCGCGCCAGGCTCATCGCTCGGCCTGGGCTGGAGGGTGATCTCCGTAGGTTGGCTGTTGGCTTCCGCACGAGCACGCATCGGTCACCAGGCATTGTCGAGATTGGGCTCGACGACCTTCTGACAAACCTTGAGGTACTCAGCAAGTGGCCGCACGCAACGGACGGCGACGTGACATGGGACGAGCCGCTTCAGGCGCTCGTCGTCGACTCGCTGAACGATGCCCAAACGCTGACTGGGCAGCTGAATGACACCGGTGCGCCGGAAGCGGTGGACACCGAAGCCGTCCCTAGCCTTCTCGGGCCCGAATGGACAGGAGACCTGACTTCGTTCCAACTGCGCGACATCGCCAAGCTGCTGTCGTTGCGGCATGGAGCCAATTTTTCCGTCCCAGGTGCCGGTAAGACTAGAGTTGGACTGGCCGTATTCCAGGCGCTTCGTCGCCAGGAGAATGTCGAAAGACTACTCATCGTCGGCCCCAAGTCGAGCTACGAAGCATGGTGCTACGAGAATATGACGTGCTTGCAGCCGTCGCTGTCTATGGAGGTGGCCGACGGTATCCCGTCCAGCACTGCGCAGGCAGTCATCGTCAACTACGAGCGCCTTCCCAACATGGTGGGATCCCTCGGCCGCTGGCTCACGGAGAAGCCCTCGATGATCATCCTCGACGAGGCCCATCGCATGAAACTCGGGGCGGACGGCGCGTACGGCGCAGCCTGCCTCGCTCTCGGCCCTCGCGGCAGGCGCCGGCTCATCCTCACAGGGACGCCAGCCCCAAACGGTGTCAAGGACCTAGAAAACCTCTTTGGATTCGTGTGGCCCGGAACTGGTCGCCAGAGCGTACTCCGGGCGGTCAACGGCGGCGACCTCGCCGACGCCAGCCGCGCGCTTAGGCCGCTCTTCACGCGAACGACTAAACGCGAGCTTGGTCTGCCGCCAGTAGAGACTAGCCTTAGGACTGTTCCGCTGCCTCCTTTGCACGCGGAAATTTACGAGGCCCTCGTTGGCCAGTTCTCCTCCCGCGCGACCGGACACGAGGGCGACTTCCAGGCTCTTGGGCGGATCTTGGTGTACATGCTCATGGCTGCGACGAGCCCTGCCCTCCTTACGGTCGGAACCACACAGTACGAGCCGCTTGCATATCAGGTGCCGCCGCTTCCGGTTCCCGAGCGGTCGTCGCTCTACCAGCTGATGCAGGACCTTCCCACCTACGAGATGTCGCGGAAGTATCAGGAAGTGCTTGCAATCGTCCGTGAGAATGCTGCCCAGGGTCGGAAGACGCTTGTGTGGTCAACCTTCATTCGGAGCCTCAACACCCTACAGCGAATTTTGGTGCGGTTTGGCCCTGCGCTCGTCCACGGTGGCACCCCGGACCGCGAAGAGCAGATCCAGCGGTTTAGGAACGACCCGGACTGTATGGTGCTGCTGTCGAATCCTGCAACGCTCGGCGAGGGGATTAGTCTGCATCACGAGTGCCACGACGCGGTTTACGTCGACCGTGACTTCGCCGCGGGCCGATTCCTACAGAGCCTCGACCGTATTCACCGTCTCGGGCTCCGACCAGGCGTCACAACCCGGATCACAGTCCTCGCCTCAGAAGGCACCATTGATGAAGTGGTCGCGGCACGGCTTGCGAACAAGTTGACGTTTATGGGTGGCATCCTCGATGACCCCGCGGTTCAGCAGCTGGCTGACCTGGATGAGGAGCCTTCGGTCGGTGGAGGTCTCGGCCAGGGGGACCTTCAGGCGTTGATGGGCCACTTGCGTGCGTCTTCCACCTGA